A portion of the Leptospira noumeaensis genome contains these proteins:
- a CDS encoding FMN-binding negative transcriptional regulator, whose protein sequence is MYIPEYFQMETDFIYQSIEENPFSILVSNHQGEMIATHLPLLLSENKQTLVGHFAKPNPQGLSNGKEVLSIFSGPHCYISPSWYETERAVPTWNFTAVHVKGILNIVKDPLKIHESLLNLIKRFEAKDSKYKIDSVDSNYIEGLKKGIVPFEIKITNMEGKQKLSQNHSVERRNLVISNLELLPGENEKAIASLMRKDLNQ, encoded by the coding sequence ATGTACATCCCCGAATATTTCCAAATGGAAACTGATTTCATTTACCAATCCATTGAAGAGAATCCGTTTTCCATCCTGGTTTCCAATCACCAAGGAGAAATGATCGCAACACATTTACCTTTACTCCTTTCTGAAAACAAACAAACATTAGTAGGTCATTTTGCCAAACCAAATCCCCAAGGTCTTTCTAACGGTAAGGAAGTACTTAGTATTTTTTCTGGCCCTCATTGTTATATTTCGCCTTCTTGGTATGAAACGGAAAGAGCAGTTCCCACTTGGAACTTCACAGCAGTCCACGTAAAAGGAATTCTAAATATTGTGAAAGATCCTTTGAAAATTCATGAAAGTTTATTAAATTTAATCAAACGATTTGAGGCCAAAGATTCTAAGTATAAAATTGATTCCGTGGATTCAAATTATATCGAAGGTTTAAAAAAGGGAATTGTTCCCTTTGAAATCAAAATCACAAACATGGAAGGGAAACAAAAACTCAGCCAAAACCATTCTGTGGAACGCAGAAATCTTGTGATCTCAAATCTAGAATTGTTGCCTGGAGAAAATGAAAAAGCGATTGCCTCTTTAATGAGAAAAGATTTAAATCAATAA
- a CDS encoding PadR family transcriptional regulator has product MKINEFFSSFIKIHILHHCEKEEIYGVWMMEELKEHGYKISPGSLYPLLKNLEDKGLIRSRKEQMGKVMKKFYRITPKGKKELSSAKIKLRELIGEILS; this is encoded by the coding sequence ATGAAGATAAATGAATTTTTTTCAAGTTTTATCAAAATTCATATCTTACATCACTGCGAAAAAGAAGAAATTTATGGTGTATGGATGATGGAGGAACTAAAAGAACATGGGTATAAAATTAGCCCTGGATCTTTGTATCCTCTACTAAAAAACTTAGAAGACAAAGGGCTCATTCGTTCGCGCAAAGAACAAATGGGAAAAGTAATGAAAAAATTTTACCGTATCACACCCAAAGGGAAAAAGGAACTCTCTAGTGCAAAAATAAAATTAAGAGAATTAATTGGCGAAATACTCAGTTAA
- the chrA gene encoding chromate efflux transporter, which translates to MKTKPIKYLEVFFTAFKLGCTSFGGPIAHLSYFHDEYVTKKKWISAEAYADLVALCQFLPGPASSQVGMAIGLSRAGIFGAILSWIGFTLPSAIILILFGLGISEIDVSSDKNWLHGLKVVAVAVVAQAILGMGKKLCPDKERITIAVITSVILLFFSSAFSQVSVLVVAGFFGIFFLKPSSNLPEEPLHKGNKTIGLLFLILFFVLLFFLPFLREIYPDQKIKLFDSFYRAGALVFGGGHVVLPLLQAEVVPSGWVNNDLFLAGYGMSNAIPGPLFAFSGYLGAISEIEPNAWSGAIICLVAAFLPSFLLIIGVLPFWENLKKNPNIRKSMSGINAAVVGILLAALYQPVWTNAVFSGKDFALVATGFLLLEYWKIPSWAVVLVTVIVSLFLY; encoded by the coding sequence ATGAAAACTAAACCAATAAAATATTTAGAAGTATTTTTTACCGCTTTCAAACTCGGCTGTACCTCGTTTGGTGGCCCCATCGCTCACTTAAGTTATTTTCATGACGAGTATGTAACCAAAAAAAAATGGATTAGTGCAGAGGCCTATGCTGACTTAGTCGCACTTTGTCAATTTCTGCCAGGGCCTGCCAGTAGCCAGGTGGGAATGGCCATTGGACTTTCACGTGCCGGAATTTTTGGTGCGATTCTTTCTTGGATTGGTTTTACTTTGCCATCGGCAATCATCCTCATTCTTTTTGGACTTGGAATCTCTGAGATAGATGTTAGCTCAGATAAAAATTGGCTGCATGGATTGAAAGTAGTTGCCGTTGCCGTTGTGGCCCAAGCCATTTTAGGAATGGGGAAAAAACTTTGTCCCGATAAAGAACGAATTACAATTGCAGTAATAACAAGCGTTATTTTACTTTTTTTTAGTTCGGCTTTTTCTCAAGTATCGGTTTTAGTGGTTGCAGGATTTTTTGGTATATTCTTTCTAAAACCTTCTTCTAATCTACCTGAGGAACCATTACATAAAGGAAACAAAACCATTGGTTTGCTATTTTTAATTTTATTTTTTGTTTTGTTATTTTTTCTTCCTTTTTTAAGAGAAATTTATCCTGACCAAAAAATCAAACTATTCGATAGTTTTTATAGAGCCGGTGCACTTGTGTTTGGTGGTGGACATGTAGTACTTCCCCTTTTACAAGCAGAAGTAGTTCCCTCTGGTTGGGTAAACAATGATCTTTTCCTTGCCGGTTATGGAATGTCCAATGCAATCCCAGGACCGTTGTTTGCGTTTAGTGGTTATTTGGGTGCCATATCAGAAATAGAACCAAACGCCTGGTCTGGTGCTATCATTTGTTTGGTGGCAGCTTTTTTGCCGTCTTTCCTTTTGATCATTGGTGTTTTACCATTTTGGGAAAACCTAAAAAAAAATCCGAACATACGAAAGTCAATGTCTGGGATCAATGCAGCAGTGGTTGGAATTTTACTCGCTGCTCTATACCAACCTGTTTGGACAAACGCTGTCTTTTCAGGAAAGGATTTTGCTCTGGTTGCTACTGGGTTTTTACTTCTAGAATATTGGAAAATCCCATCATGGGCGGTGGTCTTAGTTACCGTTATCGTTAGTTTATTCCTTTATTAA
- a CDS encoding GNAT family N-acetyltransferase, with protein MKIRQANYKDVLKISPVFDEYRQFYGQSTNITGATRFLQDRMEHAQSIIFVAEDPNTGEIAGFTQLYPVFSSISMQRSYILNDLYVKKDFRKKGIAKQLIGEVKSFTKSNSGKGLELSTSTHNKEARALYTKEGFEQETEFLTYFWKSV; from the coding sequence ATGAAAATTAGACAAGCTAACTACAAAGACGTTTTAAAAATCTCTCCTGTATTCGATGAATACAGACAATTTTATGGACAATCAACTAACATAACAGGCGCAACTCGCTTTTTGCAAGACCGAATGGAACATGCTCAATCTATAATTTTTGTGGCGGAGGATCCAAACACTGGCGAAATTGCTGGTTTCACCCAACTGTATCCCGTGTTTTCTTCTATTTCTATGCAAAGATCTTACATTCTAAATGATCTTTATGTGAAAAAGGATTTTCGTAAAAAAGGGATCGCCAAGCAACTGATTGGTGAAGTTAAATCTTTTACAAAATCCAATTCGGGAAAAGGATTAGAACTTTCCACTTCCACACACAACAAAGAAGCCCGTGCTTTGTATACAAAGGAAGGATTTGAACAAGAAACCGAATTCTTAACTTATTTTTGGAAATCTGTTTAA
- a CDS encoding NAD(P)/FAD-dependent oxidoreductase — protein sequence MKLELNVRVTPEIASNPDHLLQFVSKQNKIPKADIKHIECTSRSIDARQRNVVFQLRLDVYINEDFIPLEFPIPNFPNVNLEEPVLIIGAGPAGLFAALRVLELGKKPIILERGKNVKERVEDLRGINVHHIVNEDSNYCFGEGGAGTYSDGKLYTRSKKRGNIRKVLEYLVSFGATKQILVDAHPHIGTNKLPRIIQNIRECILSAGGEIHFKTRITDLILSGNSITGVKSASGDKWMAKNVIIATGHSGREMFQLLYEKGIEIQTKPLAIGVRVEHPQSLIDSIQYHCDVKNPLLPASEYSLVKQINGRGVYSFCMCPGGVIAPCATKPGEVVTNGWSSAERSRPTANSGIVVELRFDDFKSFDSYGVFSALQYQSSIERKAFEMNGGTQKAPAQRMVDFTKDIISNDLPKTSYTPGLVSVSLSELLPPLIADSLKKGFKEFESSMKGYFTNEAIIHAPETRTSSPIQVPRNPETLEHIHIKGLFPCGEGAGYAGGIVSAAIDGMKCAEAALTGNFTK from the coding sequence TTGAAACTTGAATTAAACGTCAGAGTCACACCAGAGATTGCATCAAATCCAGACCATTTATTGCAATTCGTATCCAAACAAAATAAAATTCCCAAAGCAGATATCAAACATATCGAATGCACATCTCGTTCCATTGACGCCAGGCAAAGAAATGTTGTTTTCCAATTACGTTTAGATGTTTACATAAACGAAGATTTTATCCCTCTAGAATTTCCCATTCCCAATTTTCCCAATGTCAATTTAGAAGAACCCGTTCTCATCATTGGTGCGGGACCCGCTGGTTTATTTGCTGCTTTGCGAGTCCTAGAGTTAGGAAAAAAACCAATCATCTTAGAACGTGGAAAAAATGTCAAAGAACGAGTAGAAGACCTTCGCGGAATCAATGTCCATCATATAGTAAACGAAGATTCGAATTATTGTTTCGGAGAAGGAGGAGCTGGAACCTATTCCGATGGAAAACTCTATACAAGATCAAAAAAACGTGGAAACATTCGAAAAGTTTTAGAATACTTAGTCAGTTTTGGAGCCACCAAACAAATACTAGTTGATGCACACCCTCATATTGGAACAAACAAACTCCCTCGTATCATTCAAAATATCAGAGAATGTATTCTTTCCGCTGGTGGGGAAATTCATTTTAAAACTCGTATCACCGATTTAATTCTTTCTGGAAATTCAATTACAGGTGTAAAGTCTGCCTCCGGTGACAAGTGGATGGCAAAAAATGTAATCATTGCAACAGGACATTCTGGTCGGGAAATGTTCCAACTCCTTTATGAAAAAGGAATCGAAATCCAAACCAAACCTCTTGCCATCGGCGTACGTGTGGAACATCCGCAAAGTTTGATTGATTCCATCCAATACCATTGTGACGTTAAAAATCCATTACTCCCTGCTTCCGAATATTCCCTTGTAAAACAAATTAATGGGAGAGGTGTTTATAGTTTTTGTATGTGTCCTGGTGGAGTGATTGCTCCCTGTGCTACAAAACCTGGTGAAGTGGTCACCAATGGATGGTCTAGTGCAGAACGTTCACGTCCGACTGCTAATTCTGGAATCGTCGTAGAACTACGATTTGATGATTTCAAATCATTCGATTCTTATGGAGTGTTTTCTGCTCTCCAGTACCAATCGTCCATTGAAAGAAAAGCTTTTGAAATGAATGGTGGAACACAAAAAGCTCCAGCACAACGAATGGTCGATTTCACCAAAGATATCATTTCAAATGATCTTCCAAAAACTTCCTATACACCTGGACTGGTTTCTGTTTCTCTCTCTGAACTATTACCACCACTCATTGCAGATTCATTAAAAAAAGGATTCAAGGAATTTGAATCTTCTATGAAAGGATACTTCACAAACGAAGCCATCATCCACGCACCAGAAACAAGGACTTCTTCTCCTATCCAAGTTCCTAGAAATCCAGAAACATTAGAACACATTCATATCAAAGGATTGTTTCCTTGCGGAGAAGGTGCTGGTTATGCGGGAGGGATCGTATCTGCTGCCATTGATGGAATGAAATGTGCGGAAGCAGCACTCACCGGTAATTTTACAAAATAA
- a CDS encoding DinB family protein yields the protein MKDFFLRNNAYHLWATNLLYQSLETISDADYKKDVGLFFKSIHGTLNHLLVVEKVWYSRLIGEIYVPTSLSEEIEEDRQTLKQRMVQSLELWSSWLLGLDNSIWDTIFRYQTMRGFEAELIFSDVIQHNFNHRTHHRGQITAAITGLGGKSPEIDFVYYLQTQGK from the coding sequence ATGAAAGATTTTTTCTTAAGGAACAATGCTTACCATCTATGGGCAACCAATCTTTTATATCAGTCATTAGAAACAATATCTGATGCAGATTACAAAAAAGATGTAGGTTTATTTTTTAAATCCATACATGGAACTCTAAACCATTTGTTGGTTGTTGAAAAAGTATGGTATTCACGTCTTATTGGTGAAATTTATGTTCCAACATCCTTAAGTGAAGAAATTGAAGAGGATCGCCAAACATTAAAACAGCGAATGGTGCAAAGTTTAGAATTATGGAGTTCTTGGCTTCTTGGACTCGACAATTCTATTTGGGACACTATCTTCCGTTATCAAACGATGCGAGGATTCGAAGCCGAACTGATCTTTAGTGACGTCATTCAACACAATTTCAACCATAGAACCCATCATAGGGGGCAAATCACTGCCGCCATAACAGGGCTAGGTGGTAAATCTCCTGAAATCGATTTTGTTTATTACCTACAAACCCAAGGAAAATAG
- a CDS encoding DUF2079 domain-containing protein — protein MKQLRFHLPSFILWMVVFYFLSERSIFRYQHLGAGVDIGLFENLFYNLVHSGKAVTSIGIDGTSHHYFSDHINWYIYPLALLYKFFPYVESLLIFQAFVISLPILFFPIYQKDIQGQWIYPLLYALFLPIYWIQIFDFHPEVLWIPLFFLFYYFWKKQSPYWILFFILSLLTKEESALLWIVFALVEGKSKKKESSFIGLTALVYFIFCIILLSHLRNSGSQIPIPAHWERYSNPIAAVQNLHLFPYLILFLNLPFLFLQFRNKLILCLAPYFLYSLFSSYEVNKTPFTHHSFIAVPIIMISFIESLDRLNQKNKLLFGYLSLFVSILIFCFFGPISKSYSYRKEYMNPGGSPKDVTTLRGLLNGKSVVSNLPQYLSNRTSVQLFLPNQEYTADYLVYYVFSGNSQTPPLPNHYQWEQMIENHIQIYKRTEN, from the coding sequence ATGAAACAACTTCGTTTTCATCTACCTTCCTTCATTCTCTGGATGGTGGTCTTTTATTTTTTATCAGAAAGATCCATCTTTCGTTACCAACATCTGGGTGCAGGAGTCGATATAGGATTATTTGAAAACTTATTCTATAATTTAGTGCATTCGGGAAAGGCAGTCACATCCATAGGAATTGATGGAACTTCTCATCACTATTTTTCCGATCATATCAATTGGTATATTTACCCTCTCGCATTATTATACAAATTTTTTCCTTATGTAGAAAGTTTACTCATCTTTCAAGCATTCGTGATTAGTTTACCTATCCTATTTTTTCCTATTTATCAAAAAGATATCCAAGGTCAGTGGATTTATCCATTGTTATACGCACTATTTCTACCGATTTATTGGATTCAGATTTTTGATTTTCATCCCGAAGTCCTTTGGATCCCTTTATTTTTTTTATTTTATTACTTTTGGAAAAAACAATCTCCTTATTGGATTTTGTTTTTTATTCTAAGTTTACTCACAAAAGAAGAATCCGCATTACTTTGGATCGTCTTTGCTTTGGTCGAAGGAAAATCGAAAAAAAAAGAAAGTAGCTTCATCGGACTTACGGCACTTGTTTATTTTATTTTTTGTATCATTCTACTGAGTCACTTGCGAAATTCAGGAAGCCAAATTCCGATACCAGCACATTGGGAAAGATACAGTAACCCCATTGCCGCTGTACAAAACTTACATTTATTTCCTTATCTAATTCTATTCCTAAACCTACCGTTTCTTTTTTTACAATTCAGAAATAAACTCATCTTATGTTTGGCTCCTTATTTTCTATATTCACTTTTTTCCTCTTATGAAGTGAACAAAACTCCTTTCACCCATCATAGTTTTATCGCAGTTCCCATCATTATGATTAGTTTTATAGAAAGTTTGGATCGTCTGAATCAAAAAAACAAACTTCTATTTGGTTATTTATCGCTATTCGTTTCCATTCTAATATTCTGTTTTTTTGGTCCAATCTCCAAATCTTATTCCTATAGAAAAGAATATATGAATCCTGGTGGATCCCCAAAGGATGTCACAACTTTACGTGGTCTGTTAAATGGAAAATCAGTAGTTTCCAATCTTCCACAATACCTTTCCAACCGAACTTCTGTTCAATTATTTTTACCAAACCAAGAGTATACGGCAGATTATTTAGTGTATTATGTATTTTCAGGAAACTCACAAACCCCTCCCTTACCTAACCATTACCAGTGGGAACAAATGATAGAAAACCATATACAAATCTACAAACGTACGGAAAATTGA
- a CDS encoding GNAT family N-acetyltransferase, with product MTDSKLIIRNATPNDVTTIVPLIYSSGPKAWTYVFSEGEKTAFDFLNSSYIQRGNTVSYTNHYVAEVGGKVVGSILSYTQPSFLALTAGTAIRILSLYKWHAPKVMARGLKTETIIQPPKSGCLYLGHIAVLETERNKGIAKQLIEYMIQNSPKYKTISLDVSAENKPAISLYQKLGFQIKETRNPIGWEGIIPSHHYMEKQI from the coding sequence ATGACAGATTCAAAACTTATCATAAGAAATGCCACACCAAACGATGTAACAACCATTGTCCCACTCATTTATTCTTCAGGCCCAAAAGCTTGGACTTATGTTTTTTCAGAAGGAGAAAAAACAGCTTTTGATTTTTTAAACTCATCCTATATCCAACGTGGCAATACTGTTTCGTATACGAACCATTATGTGGCAGAAGTTGGTGGCAAAGTGGTGGGATCCATTCTTTCCTATACACAACCAAGTTTTCTTGCACTCACAGCAGGAACAGCTATACGAATCCTTTCCCTATACAAATGGCATGCGCCCAAGGTAATGGCGAGAGGTCTAAAAACAGAAACCATCATCCAACCACCTAAATCCGGTTGTTTGTATTTAGGACATATTGCTGTTTTAGAAACAGAAAGGAACAAAGGAATCGCAAAACAATTAATCGAGTATATGATCCAAAACAGTCCAAAATACAAAACTATCTCTTTAGATGTATCTGCTGAAAACAAACCCGCAATCTCCCTTTATCAAAAGTTAGGTTTTCAAATCAAAGAAACAAGAAATCCTATCGGATGGGAAGGAATCATTCCATCACATCACTATATGGAAAAACAAATTTAG
- a CDS encoding bacteriohemerythrin — translation MVTKWDSKYETNISEIDSQHKKLFRLINNIETVYDENKEHLSGKSRILLDAVSELEDYTLSHFLIEERVMELNQYPALEAHKKQHDKFTDKILELKNRLTSGNLLTNDAELDQFFGDLLNFLRAWLTNHILKEDMDYKPYIKFNI, via the coding sequence ATGGTTACAAAATGGGATTCGAAATACGAAACGAATATTTCAGAGATTGATTCTCAACATAAAAAACTCTTTCGATTGATCAATAATATTGAAACAGTTTATGATGAAAACAAAGAACATCTTTCCGGAAAATCAAGAATACTACTAGATGCGGTTTCTGAATTAGAGGATTACACACTCAGTCATTTTTTAATTGAAGAACGTGTAATGGAGTTAAACCAATATCCTGCACTGGAAGCTCATAAAAAACAACACGACAAGTTCACAGATAAAATTTTAGAATTAAAGAACCGTCTAACTTCCGGTAATCTTCTCACAAATGATGCTGAATTAGATCAATTCTTTGGTGACCTTCTTAATTTTTTGCGTGCATGGCTTACAAATCATATTCTAAAAGAGGATATGGATTACAAACCGTACATTAAATTTAATATTTAA
- a CDS encoding phytanoyl-CoA dioxygenase family protein has product MNEVIPSEVKSQLETSGYYLFPNYLPMDMVRILKKILLRSNAEWSKELNHPKNVNSAYLTSTKFTKDINDRNILFQFIESEPLLNIGKIVFNEPMYFLNTQIFFNPEDPNKLPYWHRDIQYMGMPEEDQYKRIQKDFVWHFRIPLETDPGIWFVPGSHKRWDTEEERKIRLELEGKKNHEELPNQILIPHNPGDLLVFSAHLIHKGNYDTNRFSFDIIYTNFPERKETANHWDHFPDKETKLENLKKQSIFQLI; this is encoded by the coding sequence ATGAATGAGGTGATTCCTTCCGAAGTAAAATCACAATTAGAAACTTCGGGTTATTATCTGTTTCCCAACTACCTTCCCATGGATATGGTTAGGATCTTAAAAAAGATCCTTCTTCGTTCCAATGCCGAATGGTCTAAGGAACTCAATCATCCGAAAAATGTAAATAGTGCTTACCTAACTTCGACGAAATTCACAAAAGATATAAACGATCGAAATATACTTTTTCAATTTATAGAATCAGAGCCACTCTTGAACATTGGTAAGATTGTTTTTAACGAACCAATGTATTTTCTCAATACACAAATATTTTTTAATCCAGAAGATCCAAACAAACTTCCCTATTGGCATCGGGACATTCAATACATGGGCATGCCGGAAGAAGACCAATACAAAAGAATTCAAAAAGATTTTGTTTGGCACTTTCGTATTCCCTTGGAAACAGATCCAGGGATATGGTTTGTTCCAGGATCTCACAAACGTTGGGATACCGAAGAAGAAAGAAAGATTCGTTTGGAACTAGAAGGTAAAAAAAATCATGAAGAACTTCCCAACCAAATCCTCATACCGCACAACCCAGGAGATTTGTTGGTGTTTTCAGCTCACCTCATCCACAAAGGAAACTATGATACCAATCGTTTTTCTTTTGATATCATATACACAAACTTTCCAGAAAGGAAAGAAACTGCAAACCATTGGGATCACTTTCCAGACAAAGAGACAAAGTTAGAAAATCTAAAAAAACAATCCATCTTCCAATTGATTTAA